The stretch of DNA CCGTCGACCACGACCTCGAACACACCACCGCCGGACGGGATCAACCGGAGCCCGCCGACCCCTTCCCCCTTGGCCTTGAGGATCTCTTCCGTCACACGGACGGCGTGGGGGAGATATCCTCAGCGGTTGCAGTACTCAATCGAGATATCGAGTTTCTTCGCCATCGGCC from bacterium encodes:
- a CDS encoding Rdx family protein, which codes for MAKKLDISIEYCNRUGYLPHAVRVTEEILKAKGEGVGGLRLIPSGGGVFEVVVDGKKIFSKKELGRHAAPGEILSALEAM